GGTCCGTATTTCTACAACTTGGATATTTATGCAAAAATCCCAAAAAaaactactccctccgtcccaaaatGATGTTCCTATATTGACTTTCGGTATTGTTTACGGTAaacgattgactactaatttacgtctaatctataatatcaaacataatcatgagtgatctcgttggattcgtatttatcagtactttaatacagtgaaatttttatatttaatactaatacgaatttaAAGATTTTAACGATAAAAAATGTGCATTGGtaaacgtgtccaacacaaagagaaaacgtttttagggacggagaGAGTATATGCAATTGGATGGGAAGTAACTTATAAGTCGAACCCAAACAGATACCTCTCGAACTTTTTTCGTTGTTGAAAAATTCTGCAAACCCTTCAATCTTACAAACATTCTAGAGGAGCCGGTGACTGGTTTTTTCGAGGGGACCATCAATTCAAACCCCATTATCTCACAAGTGTGATATTGAACAGGAACATCAAAGGTGGAGAAAAAGTAGAAACAAGATCGAACAAGACGATACCTTTTAAATCTTGTTTAGGTGATTTAAAGTTGAAAGAGAGAATAAAACATCATAAACACAGTAATTACATTGTTGATTTCTCTTAATAGGAGTCCTGATCATGGAGTTTGATGTGATAAAAAGTGGGGTGGTCTTGTTGAGTGATGTGAAACAAACCACTAACAAACAGCATTCTTAGAGTTTGTAGGCGCGCCTACTATCTGGATGCTCCATTTGTGATTGTCAGTTTTAAAGGCATTTGATTACACAtgctatttttttaattttttgtaaatTCTAATGTAAAGAAGAAAAAACCAAGATATATATACAGGAGTtactccaatagaaaccaatttataataaaaactggaaatcaaatatttttttaaaaaataattcgaaatataacacatatgatatgcaaatcgatcgttgagaggtgtagaaaaatacagtgaaatcggattttaaaaaaattacggtttgacgggaaatatcaaattaaaaacggagggaaAAGGCTGAAATTGGATGTGGGAGGGTGCAGGGTAGTTGGGTGGTGTGATTTAGGGGGAACCATTAGATTGGgtagatctaatggcttagattagttctaagtttctattttaattttagtttgtatttgatcatttATATATAGGGGTGTTTGTGTTACGCTTCAAAATATTGTTGGATCGCAAGTAAGGTTTAACTTGAAGATGGTATTATCTGCAGTAGTATGATATTGTCTTTTTTAATCTAATACGTGTATATTTATGTGCGCATCCGAAAAAGGTATCGCCTGCGGATTTCGTACGACAAAAAAAAGATATGTTACAGATAATAAAAAGACACGATATTTATGATAAAATTAACTGACCGATCTATATTTATGAGAACTCATTAATGTCATACTTAAGTTAGACACATCCGGACACTTGCACAGTTGTCATGTGCGGATTAGACATGTTTAAAAAATTCGAAATCTGAAATTCGATCAAGTTCCGAAGATAGACCGAAAAGATCGATCCAGAATAAAATCCAACTCAGTTTGGCCTAGTCCGCGGACCTTAAACAGGCCTCATATTTTTTAAAAAGTCCGGCCCGCCTGACCCGAATTTCAAAAAGCCCCGCCCGATCCTTATAGGTTGGCAATTTTGAATTTTTGGTCGGGTTCGTGTCGGGTTGGACGCACCTGAATTTTTTTTAGTTTGAACTGACCCGAAACGGGTTTTAAAAATAGTTACACGAACCCTACCTGGTAGGTACCCAAATTTCCTGAAACTTACCCGTTTGAAAAATTAACCGGCTAATCTATATATAAGAGAACTCCTCAATGTCATACATAAGTTGACACATCCGAATACTTGCATAGTTGTCATGTGCGAATTAGAGATGTTCAAAAAATCTGAAACCTGATTTAGTTAGAAAAAAGTTCGAAAAGTTTGATTCGATTTGGCCTAGTTTGCGAGCCTTAAACGGGCTTCATATTTTTTAGAATGCCCGGTTAGCTTGACCCAATTTTCAAAAATCCTCGCCCGATccattttttttttaaatcgaTTTTTTTAAAATCCAGATAAAACCCAATCATCTCAGTACGGACTAGTTACATATTCGATTACTCCTCTTTTCCGTGGTGTTAATAAGCGTTAATGAGCTAAGGACGGCATTAGAGAGCCAAAGACGGGAAGAAGAGTGCGCACAAACTAAAAATCACAGGATTTGCATGCTCCCTATTGCCCTGTCCAACTCCTACAAATCTTCTTCATGCAAATCctctttttttttaaattacAGAGTACATATTTTTTCCGACACATTCTCCCTAGCATCCTCGATATCTTGTAAAGGAAGTGGAATACCCTCGACTTTTTTTTTTATTCATCGTAACTAACCCGCGGCCGCTACTCTTCGGGTGCGTACTGAGTAAATCTTCAAGACTCatgcaatagcctgcaaatcacaAATTTTCCTCCTctgggattcgaacctgtgacaaagaggataattatcccctctttaaccagcTGAGTCAACCCTTGCGGGCCCCTCGACTTTCATTAAATAAAACGAGAGTCATACCGTTGCATCGAGAGTTGTTTGGATGAttttcaaaaatcgccgataaatcgctTAAAAATTGGTTAAAAAAATTTGTCTGAATTCCAATAAATCGCTGATAAATCAtccgatttttttaaaaatcgtccgataaatTGTAAATCAGTACCCCAACCGAATAGttccgatttccgaaatctgtaacaatgattataataataatgattaactttttattaaaataaatattataatcaaGCTTGGCAGATGCTAATGTATAGGTAGAACAAAGGGTAGTAGACAATAATGTCAACCCAccaacaaaccaaataaaaaatTCATATTTCAAGGCTAAAAGCCTTGCTTGTTCTCTCCTTAACTTCTCCTTTTATAAACCACTCCCACCCTTCATAGTTCATTCAATATATATACAACTCTCTCTACCTATTTCCTCTCCAACTCATCACAAATACTATAACTCTTCATTTACATACAACATATCTTCCCTTtcattttctctcattttcaaaaaaaaataaaaatctccACTTTCTTCTCTATTCttcaagaaacttgattctttcaCTTGGGTTTTTAAGTTTTCACAATTTTCACTTGTAAGACATATAAATGGAGGAGGGATTTGCAAGAAATGAGCTAGAACTAAGGCTAGCACCACCAGGTGATCAAGAACTCAACTTGACACATACTAAAACCACAACCAACACTACCAAACACATCTTTCAAGAAAAAGATCATAACCCTTCTCTCCTTTCTCTTGGAAACTCATATTCCACAATCATATCTCACACAACTTGTTCTGGTTCAAAAAGAGTTCTTGAAAAGAGCTGGTTAAATGAAAGTCAAACACAAACACACAAGTTCTCATCTTTAGATACCTTGAATGGTACTCCATGGTCATCATCTTGTTCAAAATATTATGACCAACAAAAAGACATGAAAAAGGAATCATTGGTGGCAGTGTTGCAGAACACAACTGAAAAGCAACAGGCATTTTTAACTGATGCTTCTGCTGTAAAAAACACAGATGGTCCCAACACATCTCAGAAAAGGTTTATTCTTTTTTCactttttcaagttttttaactgGTCAAGTGTGTACTATATTGTTTTCTTGTTGTACAGAGCATATTCACCTTGTTCACATTGTATATAGACTTATATTTGTACATGATAAGATAGGCCTTTAATCTTTTTTCTTATTTTCAAAAGAATGATTTTACTTGTCTTGCCAGGATTAGTTCATTGTTCCCTTAATCTTTGTAACTATTTAACCAACTTTATGAAATGATCACTTATTAAGTAAGTTATTAGTGTGCACGCCAAGAGTTATTCGAGATTAAAGACTAAATCTTTTTGGGGAAATAATTAATGTTAATAACTTGATTCGGCTATATGGAAAAGgtctgataccatgttaagttAATAACTCACCTAAAATCGGCTCAAATGGAAAAGGTCCGATACTCTGTGGAAAAGGTCCGATACCATGTTAAGTTAATAACTCACCTAAAATCTCGGTGTTTGAAGGAGGGCGTGTGTAAATTAAAATTTGCTATTATGTgaactaaaattaaaaaaaaatctttgCTAGAATAAATTTTTGAGTCCATGTTAAAGGATTTTTGGATGTAGCAAAACTAAAAGAAAATTGGTATTTTTGAAGTTCTGGCTACTGGTTAGTATGCTGTATTGTTTTCTTGTTCTACAGAGCATATTCACCATATTCCCCTGCAATTATTTTTGGACTTAAGTGTGGGCATGTGGTCCATGCTATGATAAGATTATGCCTTTAATCTTTTATCTTCTGCAGTATCAACAGTGATGTTACTTTATACTACTTGTCTTGACAGGATTAGTTGATTAGGTTATTGTCCCCTTCAACAGCAGTTACTTCTATGTTATTACTGTGCAAGTATAAACTTGTTACTTATGCAATGACGGATCTAGTAAGGGGCACGGGGCACGTGTTCCTTCTAAACAAAATTTCACCTTTTTCATCGTTAAAATTTTGAAAGTATATGAAAGTGCCTccataaaaatttgaaattataaAGGTGTCTTTCTAAATTATACTCGGTGTATCCCGAGGAAAATTTTCTGCATCCGCCCATGCTTGTATGTCCCCATATTGACGGCTTGTTTCTTCTTGTATGTATGTCATCTATATGATAAATAATTTTCACTGGAATTTTATTTGTGACTAAATGATTTTAATTTCTAACAATGGTTCACGAACGATGATGATACAACAGAACTGCTCCTGCTCCAGTTGTTGGATGGCCTCCGATTCGATCATTTAGGAAGAATATTGCAAGTAACAATTCAACAAAAGTGAAAGTTGAGCCCAAAGAACAGAAATTAGCACCGCCACTTAAGAGTGCCAACGAAAAACAGGTCGAGAACTCTTGTAATGGTTTGTTTGTGAAGATTAACATGGATGGAGTTCCTATTGGAAGAAAAGTTGATCTTAAAGCTTATGATAGCTACGAGAAGCTATCGTCTTCGGTTGATGAGCTTTTTAGAGGTCTCTTAGCTGGTACTCTTTCTCCCCTTGCATAAATTGAATGCATAATATATGCAATTACCTTAGATGATCTCTATTAAGCGTCGTATGAAGTATTGTTCTATTATTTGATCATGCATGCAATTGAGCCTTTTACGCAACTTGTTTAAAATGGTCTGTGTTGCTACAACTTGTTGCAGTGCATATAACAATGTTTTTTTTGTAATCTAGTTATGCAAATACATTATTTTTACAGTGAGAGATGTGTTTCTCACATGGTATGTTTTTCGTTCTTGTTTAGCTCAAAGGGACCCCTCTGATGAAAAAATCCAGAACGACGAGGGAGATAAGTTAATTACAGGGTTGTTAGATGGAAGAGGGGAATATACTCTTGTGTATGAGGATAATGAAGGAGACAGGATGCTTGTTGGAGATGTCCCATGGCAGTAAGCACCTCACCTCTGTGGATCTGATCATATCAAAATCtattttatgtttttaatatTTGTCACTTGCTCAATTATTTTCTTCTTTCCAGAGAAGAGTTATGCCACTTggttaattattatatttttaacaTTGATAAATTAAAGTTATCGGTTAGAGAGAGTCCGGTTTAGAGGTTCTGCAGATCGATAGTTGTAAACTTCACAGCCACAATATCCTTTCGGCATTACACTCTTCATAGTTAACATGCATCCAAAGCACTCAAAATACAGTTTCTTCCCATAAACAAATCCTAGTGTGCATTCTTTTGCCTACAGCACTTGGCCACTTGACATGTGCCTCTATAGAACAGTTTCATAGAGGCAGAACTGCATCATATAAACAAATGATTTTGTCAGATTTGTTGTCATGTGCTAAATCAATCTTCAACATGCGATTTGCAGCATGT
This portion of the Apium graveolens cultivar Ventura unplaced genomic scaffold, ASM990537v1 ctg4465, whole genome shotgun sequence genome encodes:
- the LOC141701880 gene encoding auxin-responsive protein IAA26-like isoform X1, with translation MEEGFARNELELRLAPPGDQELNLTHTKTTTNTTKHIFQEKDHNPSLLSLGNSYSTIISHTTCSGSKRVLEKSWLNESQTQTHKFSSLDTLNGTPWSSSCSKYYDQQKDMKKESLVAVLQNTTEKQQAFLTDASAVKNTDGPNTSQKRTAPAPVVGWPPIRSFRKNIASNNSTKVKVEPKEQKLAPPLKSANEKQVENSCNGLFVKINMDGVPIGRKVDLKAYDSYEKLSSSVDELFRGLLAAQRDPSDEKIQNDEGDKLITGLLDGRGEYTLVYEDNEGDRMLVGDVPWHMFVSAVKRLRVLKSSDLSSLFAGGRKQGKNRTETAVIQ
- the LOC141701880 gene encoding auxin-responsive protein IAA26-like isoform X2; the protein is MEEGFARNELELRLAPPGDQELNLTHTKTTTNTTKHIFQEKDHNPSLLSLGNSYSTIISHTTCSGSKRVLEKSWLNESQTQTHKFSSLDTLNGTPWSSSCSKYYDQQKDMKKESLVAVLQNTTEKQQAFLTDASAVKNTDGPNTSQKRTAPAPVVGWPPIRSFRKNIASNNSTKVKVEPKEQKLAPPLKSANEKQVENSCNGLFVKINMDGVPIGRKVDLKAYDSYEKLSSSVDELFRAQRDPSDEKIQNDEGDKLITGLLDGRGEYTLVYEDNEGDRMLVGDVPWHMFVSAVKRLRVLKSSDLSSLFAGGRKQGKNRTETAVIQ